The genome window TTATTCAGAGAGAGACATAGACGCCTCACGTAATGAAGAACTGTCCAGACGACATGCCAACGGCACAAACCTGTTGAGACACTTAAACAGTACAACCATTCTAAAGTGAAAGAAGACCCAATCTGTAAACTGTTAAATATAAGCAAAAGGTCCTTTTAGGAAGAGAAATGAGTTCAAACAACATAAGTATTACTACAGAAATAAGAATGGATTCTTCCTAGAAAAGACCAcccaaccaaaaacaaaaacaagcaaacaaataagctTTGTTCTTAAAACAGAAAGATGAGGCAAAGAGAAGTTACCTAACTTGTCCAAATTTGTGCCCAGGAAACGTGGTCCTACATTCCAAACCCCTAGCACGACACTAAACTCAGTGCACTAGCAGGTTGAGAGTGAGGAGCAGACCTGAAAGAGCCAATCACGCCAAGGCTAACAGGGCACCTGGTCTTGTTCCCCACAGGTCCACAGTTGCGGCTTTATGCATATTATGCatatttcactttctgccagtcATTTAACATTTCTGCTATCATTACGTGTTTTATAATCAACAGTAAAAGGAATTCATTGGAATATGGTAGCTTGTAAATGGAATTAAATTCTTTATTAGACTAGATGACCAGTTTGCAAACTATACTCCCCAGAGCAATGGAGATTATCTCAGAGAGCAGGTGACATAGGCCAAGGAGGCTCCCAATTCAAAAAAGtcagtttcatttttatcttctcttgTTTGGAGGAGGCATTCACACACATTTATCACGGAGAAGACTCCACTAATTAAGAAAAATGCTTGAAAACCTTGGATTCAGGTGAATTATTAAGATCCCATGAAGGTATAAGATTTCAAAGTCCTGAAAAACAACTCACAGACCATATGACCAAGAAAGGCTTTCCATTTTTTACTGCCTTCAGTGCTAATATATTTACATTCTACCTACTTACAGAATTTGGGAGGGATGTTATAAGTATACATTTTAATGTCCCATATAGTGataattttttaagtgataattatttttaatttaacattaacacacacacacacacaataagacTAGAGCTCTCAAACAAGGGAGAACACTAGGAAGCAGTATCTCTGcatcaaagaaattttttttttaaagtcatgtaTGTTGTCTTCCTCCTCCCTTAAAAACACtgacatgcatttaaaaatttattgagtaGCCACTCTCCAACGGGCTCAGCTTTTTCAAGATTATACAAAGATACACAAGACATGTATCATCTTAAGTTTTAAAAGTGGTATTAGACATTCACCAAATTAACTGGGCAGAAAGAGGTACAGGGCCcaagagaagcaaaggagagcGAGGGAAGCTTATAGGAAACGGAGCGCAGCAGGGGAAACGACTTCCGCCTGTGCAAGCGGGAAGACTCTCAGGAGCCTGAAGACAGAGTCCAAAAAGGGAGACTCTCTGCACGCTGACACATGACTGTTCCATGATGCTGACTCTTTAGTCAACAGTTTACTATTTAGTAggagaaaaggataaataaacaaacacctAAAACACGGTATGTTAATTATAACAAGTGTGTGCATAATATACGAATTTCcttggggtggtggggagagcaggaagagggaaggaggaaaggtgACTTCACCAGGGCCCTGAGGATGAGGAGGGGTTTGTCGTAAAGAAAAAGGCATTTCAGGCAACGGGAATAACACAAGCAAGGGCATGGAGAAAAGAAACCATGTGGTGTCTCTGGGGACTGGATGTGTGAGTAAAGAGGTGActgaggatgaaagtgaaaatgaggcCAGACCAGATGGTGAGGAGCTTTAAGCCCGATGCCAAGGAATTTGGCTCTATTACAGAAGGCACAAAGGTTTtcagaaaggaatgatttcacaAAATATGACACTATGAGATACactttctaacatttttttcaggcagaaaaatatttcaagtttccACTGGCTGCAAAAATATATATGGGAAAATTAATTCTAGGACTTCTTGAAGTAACTCCAAAGGTCCCACTGGCTATGAGTCCAGATAAGAGCTCCCTGAGGACAGAAgcgatttgtatttatttttctctagatCTCTAGGACATGGGATATAGAGAAACAAATAGGAATTGGTGTGTGATTAACGATGATAAGACAGAACAAAAGATGACTCAAGCTTCTGGCCTGATCATCTCAGCTGGGTTCCCATAAGAAGAATAAGTTTTTGCCTAGGAGATGTTAAAATTCAAAACTCTACAAAATACCCAGGGGTTCTGTCCATAAGCACTTCAATAAAGGTTTGAAGCTCCAAAGAGTCTGCACCACAGATATGACTTTGAGCACTGCCATATATGCTGTACTGGTGAGAGCTGAAGCCATCTGGGTGGGTGAGGTCACTGAGAATGAACTGCGCCCATTTCACAATCTAGCACAGGCATACCTTGGTGATAAAGCCGCTTAGGTTGCAGACCAACGTAATACAGTGAATATTGCCATAAAGTGAATCATAtggatttttttgtttcccagtgcatataaatgttatggagaaaaatgaagtctgctgCACTGACTGACTTCATGAACAATTTCTCTGTAGAATGAAAGGCTGTTTTGACAGCATTTTCCCCACAGTaggacttctttcaaaattgggactcagtcctctcaaaccctgccactgctttatcagctaagtttatgtaatattctaaattctttcaaCAACCTCCACAGCACCTTCACCAGGAGGAGATTCTATCTCAGAAGCcgctttctttctttactttaagAAGTAAGTCATTAGTTCAAGTTTTATGCTGAACTTGCATACTCAGTCATATCTTTACGCTCCCCTTCCGGGTACTCTTGTTACGCCCACTACACCTACAGTTACTTCCTCCAGTGAATTTTGAAACCCCTCCGAAGTCATCCGTGAGTATTGCAATCGACTTCTTCCAAAATCTTGATCACGTTGATACTTTGACCTCCCAATGAATCACAAATATTCTTAATGTTCTTAACCTTTTCCAGAAGGATTTACTTTACCCAGGTGCATCAGAAGATTCACTATCTAGGGCAACTATAGACtcacaaaatgtatttcttaaagaataaaaCTTGAAAGTAGAAATGACTCCTTAATCTATGACTACAGAATGGATGCTGTGTTAGTAGACACGAAAATCTCATACATTTCCCTCggagctcttgggtgaccaggaTCACTGTCAATGAGtagtaacattttaaaaggaatccTTTTCTCTGAGTCTTAATAGTAGGCTTGAAATTTTCAGTgaaccatgttgtaaacagatgtacAATCATCCAAGGCTTTGCTGTTTCATTTACAGAGCAGAGGCAGAATAGATTTTTAAGGACCTTAGGGTTTCAGAATGGTAAGTGAACATGAACACTGGCTTCAACATAAAGCCACCAGATGCATTAGACCCTAGCAAGaaagcctgtcctttgaagccagGCACTGCTGTCTCCTCCTTAGCTGTGAAAAGTCTTAGATGGCATCTTCTAACAGTATCAGTATTCTGTCTACACTGAGAACCTGCTGCTTTGGGCAGCCCCTTGGTGAATCATCTCAGCTGGATCTTCTGGAAAACTCACTGTGGCTTCTGCATCAGCTCGTGCTCCCTCACCTTGCATTTTATGTGACGGAGAGCACTTCCTTCCTTAAACTTCAAGAACTAACCTCTGCTAGCTTTAGCCGTTTCTTCTGCAACTCCCTCACCTCTCTCAGTCTTCATAGAGTTGAagagttagggccttgctctggattaggttttagcttaagggaatgttgtggctgATTTcatcttctatccagaccactcAAACTTTCTCCAcatcagcaataaggctgttACTTTTTCATGattcatgtgttcactggagtagatcttttcctttccttgaaggactttttctttgctttcaaaaCTTAGCTGTTTGGTGAAAGTGACCTAGCTTTCATTTGGTCTCATCTTTTGatatgccttcctcactaagcttaatcatttctagctttggCTTTAAAGTGGGAAATATGTGACTCCTCCTTTCACTTAAAACACTTAGAGGCCATTGAAGGGTTATCAACCAATCTAATTTCAACATTGTTTTATCTCAGGGAATACGGAGGCCCAAGGAGAAGGGAGCGAGATGGGGGAATGGCTGGTTGGTGGTCAAAACACATGAATTTACCAATTAAGTTCACAGTCTTATATGGGTACAGCTCATGGCACCCCAAAAGTTACAATAGAAACAACACAGATCACTCATTACAgaccaccataacaaatataataaaaatgaaaaagtctgaaatattggTAGAATTACCAAAATTttacacagagacacaaagtgaacaAATGCTGTTGAAAAAATGGCACCAGCAGCAGACCTGCTCAACAAAAGGCTGtcacaaatcttcaatttgtaaaaaaacaaaattatctgtAAAGTACAATCAAGTGAACAGCAATAAATCAAGGTATGCCTATAGTCTCAGGACAAAGATGAGGCTAGACAGATAAAGAACATTCACaggaaaaacaagaaagggaTCATGTGTGACTAAGAAGGTAGACATTTCAGAAACCATTCAGAGTTTGGTGCCAAATGGTTAAGTTAGTGTGAAGACTGGAAAGTGGCTACTGAATTTGGAAACTCGGTAGTTGCTAATAAACATCATTGAAGTGTGTATAGGATTGACCAGGTTGAAGAATAAAGGGATATGGAAATAAGAGACAATGAATGGAAATCACTCTGTCCACAAAGTGTGGCAATAAAGAGAAAGAGTGAGAGGTTTTAGTATCTTGACAGGTCATCAGGGACATAGGCACATTTTGTGCATTATATCTTTTCTTTAATACAACTTGTCTCTAGAGACTGTGAGAATAAAAACTGCCTTCAGTATTCTTAGAGCACCTACTAGATTATACTATAAAAACAGCAGCACTACTAAGTCATTGTTTAGATTGCAAGACATATCTCATACACTTCACTAAATGTTAACTAAATTCCAGTGTAAAGAGAACAATAGACTGAATCAATTAGTCATTAAATTCAAGTCATTTACCAGCATCGGGCTGGAAAAGAGACCACACCCTGCTACGGAATTTGACAGGCTCTGTGAGCAGGGCTGGGGAAGCTGCATGTTACCTCAACCCCTGGGCTGCACAGGGCCATACTCACCTCCATAGTAGAGTCCTGTAGCAGTGCACATCCGCCACTGTCCCTGATACATTCCTGCTCTGCTGGGGCTGCACATCTGGACGCTGACATCTGCAATCTCTTGGGGCTCTAGCGATCTCACCATCACCATGTTCACATGTCCAAACTGGTCTCCCCCGACATATTTAAGACAAACCCCTGGAGGCCAGGCCTCTGCCCCTGAgttcaagcaaaagaaaaaaatgttaggcAATCAGTGGTCCTATGCTGGGTGCAGTTCATTACAAAACTGTAGAAGATGCCTCTTTGTCTCTCGCACATATGTAAACCTACCCATATTCTTGAGCTATACACTGATTAGGGAGAATCAGAGTCAACAACTCCTGACCAATGGCCTACCCCTAACAGAAAGCACACACGACAAAAGCAAGGCAGTTTCTCAAGAAGTAGTGTTTTGGGTGCCCAGGGAAAGCTACACATCACACTAATCTGTAGAACCTAGGAATGATGTCTGAAAGGAGCCATGGAAATGAAGCTCAGCCCCACATCTCTGGAAGACTGCTTTCTCTACCAAGAAACATGCCCATTTGTACTTGAACTTTTAAACTGACATTCAAAGTAAAAATATGCCTGAATGTCCCCAGTTTTTCCATTGAGAAAAGAGGATGAAACTCATGAAGAGTAATTTCTgtattactttcattttaaaactactttttcCCTGCTTTTTCTTCTGGAGTCCCTAACAATGAAAAGATTGAGGGTCAAAAGACAGAGGAGTCAAGTGAAAGCTTCATTTTCAGGTTCAAACAGTAGAGGGGAAAATATGAACAGCAGGCCCTGATAACAGTACATTGACCCATGGTCTCAGGGGTGATGACACTAGCCAGAGGTGCCTGTAGAAAGAACAGGAATGGCAAGACAGAGAAATAGCTTTGGCAGGAATGCCTTGCCCGCCTTTGGAAGTGGCAAAGGTCTCATTTGGTTCCCATTCTTGTGCACCTATATTCATGTAACTAACTCACATGAGAAATCAATATATTGACTTCTGACCAGTCACAGGTAGCCACATACAGTGACTAGATGTGATATTTCCTGTAAAGTCTCTCCAACACACTCCTTTTTACTATACAGAGAAACCTCTCTGTATCTTTTTTACATTCACTATAAACATAAATCACTATGAAAAGCTGGACACGGCAGGACTCTCAGCATGTTGAAAACTCATCTAACAGTACTCTAGGATTCCTCAGTCCCTTGTTCTTGAAGTGCCAGGCCAGTTTAGAAACTTGATGGCTTACTACTGAAAAAAGTGAGAACTGGACAGGAAAAGCAACCAACACTCTACTGCTGAGATCTCAGACTCATAATGAATGGtacctgctgtggttcatggtaTTTAGGGGTAGCAGATGGAGCAGTGGTTGcaatgttttttattattatttttaaaaatctgccagcaaagtGCCCTCTTAAATTAACACTTTAAAGGGCAACTGCTGCTGTTGAGAAGGTTGTGGATGATACACTGGTAATACACgcaaattctttttttcatttctggggTCTGTGGCTTAGCAAAAGCATATTTGTCTTAGGTCAAGAATAGTAGCAGCTGACGTGAAGTACCTTGGAAAATGTTGGTCTCTTTAAAGATcaagatccaaaaaaaaaaaaaaaaactaaattactACTATAGGGGTGAATCCAGAATTGTTCTTTAAAaggcacatgtgcacacatgcacgcacatgcacacacacacacagacacacaaatcaaAAAAGACAATGTCTGTTTATATGAAAATCCAAGAATGTTtttgaatttgaaagaaaatgaaaaccaagacCGCCTGGATATGGGAAATACTTGGCTGCCCTGATCAGACTAGCACAAGCAGCTGAGACAGTTGGATCTCTCATCTATGCAAAAGAGGGAGTACTGCTCTATTCCAAGGAGACTTGGTAAGCTgtgaaactattaaaaattatgtGGCTACGGTTGTATCTTTTTCTATGTCAGACCCTACTGATATGGTACttggagagcttttttttttttccatttatttttattagttagaggctaattattttacaacattgtagtggtttttgccatacattgacatgaatcagccatggatttacatgtgttcccatcccgATCCTTGGAGAGCTTCTTGAAGAAAAAACTGGAAGAGTTATGCACCATCAGCTCTAGTGTTACTACGCTATAAAATGCAGAACCAGTCATCTGCCTTCTGAGAGCTGCCAACAGTTTACAATGACACATAGTTCTTACAACCCCAACTGTTAAGTCAGGTAACTCTGAAAAGGTCACTGATACTGGCTCTTGATACAGAAGGAAGGGAAATACTGATGTCTGTTTGACCTACCAAGCTAAGCATACCAGAAAAATCTAGATTTGAGAAGTATAACATAATGGGGCTTCAAATTAAGTCTGATACAAACTGGCTTACTGTGGGGTAGACAGATGCTTctagaataaaataaagactagTCTATGTTTGACAACTTTCCAAGATAAGTATCACAAGCACACAAAGGTTGTAATTATCCAGTTATTatggaatataattttattaaaaaataaaaagtcaaaacaagacaaaaaaaaccTATTAAATGGCAACTTTGAGATGACAGTGAGTATGGCAGAAACAAAAGTCCACCAGTTCCAGAAAGTCTGAGATTTAGTTTGGGGACAGAAGGAACAGCCAAAGAGCAAGACAAAAGACAAACCTTGATGAAGACCCCCTTCTGTTTTTTAACCCCTCGTAGTTTACAGAATGCATTTCAAATTAAGCTACAGGCAAACAGAGACCTTCACTGATCTCGGCACCACTCTCCTTCCGTACCTGATACAGTGACTGGAACGTGAGGAATGTAACTATTAAGGAGCTGAAGAAAACTGGAGGGAAtagttgttctttctcaagtttcCCTTCCTCCCCCATCAACTCCTGTTTTATATTCACTTCTATGTAGTTTAGAAAATATAGATGACTTTGAAGTCACTCTCTCATATGACAATCACAACTACTTCATCAAAGTCATAGAAACATAAGAGTTATCATAATATGCTTAGTTTAACACTCTTCACAGCTGGACAGCAGGGCATGGCTGTAATAACTGAGAAGTTTTAAGTATTGGTAAAGAGAATTGTCTACTTTTGTTAAGAGGGACagtttcaaattttcattttaaactatAAAGTATCCTTGGCAAGCTTCCACAAACTTCTAAAACTTACGGAGTACCCAAAGTGTGGACTCTGGGATTCTGCATCTATGTCACTACATGTCTCAATTCTCTTTCTCCATGATACCCGAATCTAAGCACTTTCATATCAggcatttaattttaaacaatgtACTGACATTTATCTTCCTTGGGGGAGGTGCTGGGACACCTCCCTATGCAGTTCCTATCATTCTCATCTTTTGTAAATTTGAATGTCCAGTGTGCCTGAAACATGACAGCAGAGAGGCACCatgaaaattatttatgaaaCTCTTTCAGGGGGAACTTATCTCTTAGGGAAGGTTATGAATGAGAGCCAGAGGAGAAAGAGCTAAGGCCTACTCTacttcttcctatttttttttttggcctcactacGCAGGATGTGAGatattagtttcctgaccagggactgaacccatgcctcctgcacgcagtcttaaccgctggaccaccagggcagttccAGTCTACACTATCCTGTGTTACCACTCCATTTGCAGAAAGGACTCAAGCCAGATTAGGATGACGCCGAAGAACCAGCTCATGTGCCTGCCTTCCTTGTGTCTCTAAAAACATATCTGTCACTTAACTATGGCAGGCCAGTTTCTTCTTAATCAAATGGAAAGCACTTAGTCTACAAACAAAAGTATTTTACAATTGGTACaaaaattccagaagaagaaaaaacctaTTTGTTCGAAGTACCTTTCTAGCAACTGTTGCCCAATTTTTAAAGAGGTGTACAGGAACAAAAATGTCCTTTACAGGAAGAAAGGCTGCAGACCCAGAGACTGTTTTAAATTGCAGTTATTATGCAAAAAGTAGGAGGAAAAAGAGCCAGTCCCACCAAAACAAATTTTTCTTCAAGTCAAGGTGAAAGGCTCTTTGGGGTTCTGATTTGACATTCTAGACATTTTATATCAATCCCTTCCAATCTCCCATTAACCCAAGGAACTGTCTAGTGAGTGAGAAGATATTTCAAAGAGGCTTTCTGAAATATAAAGTGGCTATTCTGCAACAAGAcggtatttaaaacatttaacagTACTCTAACAACTTTCAATATTGAAGAACACTATAAAGAACCCATGGAAAGCCAGACCGTTCCCAGTGTTTTCACTATTAAGTAAACAAGGTCTTGgattagttattttaaataaacaaaacttttaatAAGTTATTCTTTCTAAACAAAcatcactcatttaaaaaattcatcgcTAGGTTTCAAAAGCATTTTTGATCAGCAACACAGATTTTTAGTGAGCCAGAGAAGAAACATGATGAATTAAAGCTGACGTGAAGAAATTGTTTTAACGTTTTTAAAAGCAGGCAACATTAGGAAAGGTGAGACAGAAATTAGGAACATAAACCAATCAAACTTATAACAAGAATTTCAAGAATAGAAAACATAGCTATTTTCCTGTATTACCATGTGCCTCTCAAACTTATAATGCACCACACTGTTAcaatgaaaggggaaaagaagttAATGAAAACTTTACAAAGTCACTGATGTCCCAGTCACCTACAACAACGGGTCAATCCAGATTATGTGTTTTTGCTCCGAGACACACCAAGCCTTCGTCCAAACTAAAGTTATTTCCAAATAAGCCAGACAAACTAAGAATAACAGTTTGGTATATTAACTATGATATAAAAGGTTAGCTTAGCCAGTCTCTCCCCATCATAAAGAACTCAAGTATAAAGAACTGAGAAGTAAACAGCGACCCAACAAAAGGTAACCTTTATAGGTTTGAGTCCCCAGAGTTTTCTATGATTTCACATCAGATTACCATGCTAGACAGGGATCCCCCACACCAACAAATTTTAGCTAAGTAGTCCTTtgtatttttagaaaactttccatctctcagaatttcttTTGTAAACACTCAATAATAAGGAAGTTAAAACATCCTCACCTAGTCAGCATATATTGTTACTGGATGAACAAGACACGCTAATAAACtcattcaaatttaaaaagtcatttgaaaagaatgtaaCAAGTTATCAGatattattttcaaagaaccatAATTAACTTATGCTGAATTTCTCTTAAGTCAGCAGTAAGTCAAAacaatgattctttaaaaaagcaacttttcaatctttccatcttttctatTCTGAGCAAATTGATATACTTCTTACCCTATTTTTCAAAGTGAGGATAAGAGCTCAGATAGATAGCTCAATGAAAATTTCAGACAGAATAATCCTCGTGGTTCCAAAGAAATAAGCTTTCAAAAGAGCAGATGCTCACAACTCTAGCTACCTTGTTCTTTTCAAGGATGTACCTCCCCTAGCATGCTGGAAATAACAGGAAGAttaattagagcagaaataaaatgatGGAGTAGAGCTATACTTGCGGAGACAataccaccaccacacacatgcCTAGTTCCTGGTATCAAAAGAATACTGAATTGTGTTTAAATGTCAAGACCGAAATTCTTCCTAATCTAGGGAATATTTTATTGGTGTTTGGGTCATCATACCAGTACAAGAAAATGATACATCATGTATAAGGAAAAATTCAGAGTTACTCAATCACGTAATTTAAGCTAAAacatttccttgtttcttttaactgctaagaaaaagaaaactgggcaGGGAAGGTTGCTCTTTATACATTTACCAGAATTCTGGATCCGCCACGTTTTTATAAACTGGGTGTCAGGAGGTATCGACTCCCCTTCTCCTATGGTGACGTCTTCAACAAAGGACATGGAGGGTACACTGATGTTTGGGCTCTCAAAGTCATAATAGGCGCCAATTGCTGCTTGTAGGTTcctacaaataaaaagaaaaggcaaacgACTTCAGTCCTCTCCAGAGCATATTAATCTAATcgccaaacaaaagaaaaaggcctGTTTTCTTAGGTTATGTTATAGAACCTGTATAAAGAAGGTATACAGATGGCTCCTAGCATGTCAATCTTCAGAGTTGTTGATTCTGGCTTAGGAACAACAGGGAAAAACACAAGGACCAACAAACTTGTGCAACCCTTTCTTCACAAGGTACCCACGTAGAAAGTGAGCATTAGCACCATCAGCAACAATGTGAGGAAAGCTCCCTTTTACCCATAAGGACAGCAAGTATGGGTAAGAAAGTCAATTAAAAGATAGCTCCTCTGTAGCTGTGACTAAACTTCATAGAAGCTCCATGAAAGAaaatcctcattttttaaaaaggcaatactTAGTTCACAAAGTTTAATACAATGGGGgtttccgtggtggtccagtggttaagaatctgcctgccagtgggaCATGGGTTacatccaggaagatcccacatgccgcagggcgcCTGTGCTGCACAAGttctgagcccacactctagggcctgtgcgctgcaacaacataggccactgaaatgagaagcccacacaccacaactcaAGAGTGGTCCCCattctctgcaactggagaaaagctggaacagcaacgaagacctggcacaaccaaaaataataaacttcTTAAAAAGCTTCATACGATGAAAAATACCTATCTTATCTCTTttccatacacatacacacagagaggtATTATTTGTGGCTTTAATTGATATATCTAAACTTCCTGCAAAAAAAGTTATACACTCAGTAAATGCTCTCACCATGAATGTATGGAGTGTCTATTTCCCCATTCATTAATAATACTTCTCTAACACTTTGTATTTTTGTCAATCTGATGGGTGAAAAATAAGATCTTGGTGAGGTCTGAAAatggttttctcttttcataAGAGGTTAAATATctttcaggacttcccaggtggcacagcgatagagtctgtctgccaaagcaggaggtgcaagagatgcaggtttgattcctgggtcaggaagatcccctggagcaggaaatggcaactcgctctagtattcttacctggaaaatttaatggacagagaagcctggctatagtccttggggtcacaaagagtcatacacaactgagctactgagcacacaagTATCTTTTACACTTTTATGAGCCATGTGTAGCTTCTTTTTAGAAGCACAATTTTGTAAATGTTGGTGTTCTTTTTAATTACTTATAAACTTCCTTATGTCAGAAGGAACTACCAAGCATACAAACCAGAGTCCCTAACTGAACAGAATCATACAACTGACAGCTTGGTTCATCAGTGCCAGAAACCAAAGGCCACTAAGGGGTTTAAGTAAgctgtg of Cervus canadensis isolate Bull #8, Minnesota chromosome 28, ASM1932006v1, whole genome shotgun sequence contains these proteins:
- the ILRUN gene encoding protein ILRUN isoform X5; translated protein: MEGMDVDLDPELMQKFSCLGTTDKDVLISEFQRLLGFQLNPAGCAFFLDMTNWNLQAAIGAYYDFESPNISVPSMSFVEDVTIGEGESIPPDTQFIKTWRIQNSGAEAWPPGVCLKYVGGDQFGHVNMVMVRSLEPQEIADVSVQMCSPSRAGMYQGQWRMCTATGLYYGDVIWVILSVEVGGLLGVTQQLSSFETEFNTQPHRKGLHGPYPFGQS
- the ILRUN gene encoding protein ILRUN isoform X6 gives rise to the protein MEGMDVDLDPELMQKFSCLGTTDKDVLISEFQRLLGFQLNPAGCAFFLDMTNWNLQAAIGAYYDFESPNISVPSMSFVEDVTIGEGESIPPDTQFIKTWRIQNSGAEAWPPGVCLKYVGGDQFGHVNMVMVRSLEPQEIADVSVQMCSPSRAGMYQGQWRMCTATGLYYGDVIWVILSVEVGGLLGVTQQLSSFETEFNTQPHRKESTVP